ACAAACAGGCGGCCCGCCTGCACGACGCCGTCGCCTGACAATCCCCCTGGTGAAGGAAGCACAAGAGATGAGCAAGCTGCGCGTGGCGGTCCTCGGCGCCAAGGGCCGGATCGGCTCCGAAGCCGTCCGGGCCGTCGAAGCCGCCGAGGACATGGAGCTGGTCGCCGCCCTCGGCCGGGGCGACCAGCTGGAGACGCTGACCGAGGCAGGCGCCCAGGTCGCGGTCGAGCTGACCACGCCCGACTCGGTCATGGCCAACCTCGATTTCTGCGTCGGCCACGGCATCCACGCGGTCGTCGGCACCACCGGCTGGACCGAGGAGCGCCTCGCGCAGCTGAACGGCTGGCTGGCGAAGTCCCCGGAGACGGGCGTGCTCATCGCGCCGAACTTCTCCATCGGGGCCGTCCTCACCATGAAGTTCGCGCAGATCGCCGCCCCCTACTTCGAGTCCGTCGAGGTCGTCGAGCTGCACCACCCGAACAAGGTGGACGCCCCCTCCGGCACCGCCACGCGCACCGCGCAGCTCATCGCCGAGGCCCGCCGCGCCGCCGGCACCGCCCCGGCCCCCGACGCCACGGCCACCGCCCTCGACGGCGCCCGCGGTGCCGACGTCGACGGCGTCCCGGTCCACGCGGTCCGGCTGCGCGGACTCCTCGCCCACCAGGAGGTCCTGCTCGGCGGCGAGGGCGAGACCCTGACGGTCCGGCACGACTCGCTCCACCACAGCAGCTTCATGCCGGGCATCCTGCTCGGCGCCCGCCGCGTGGTGAGCACCCCGGGCCTGACCTTCGGCCTGGAACACTTCCTGGACCTGAACTGAGCCCCTGACCGTCATGCGCGCGAAGCTCTCCTACGCCCTCACGGCCGCCGTCCTGGTCGTCTACTTCGTCCTGGTCGGCAGCCGTGGCGTCCTGCTCATCGAGGCCGGCACGCCCCTCACCGTCACCTTCGGTGTCGCGGTGCTGATCCTGCCGGCCATCGGCGTGTGGTTCCTGTGGAAGAACACCCAGTTCGTCCGCAGGGCCAACGCCCTCGCCGCGGAACTCGACGCCGAGGGCGGCCTGCCCGTGGACGAGTTGAAGCGCACTCCCAGCGGCCGCATCGACCGCGACTCCGCCGACGAGGTCTTCGCCAGGCGCAAGGCCGAGACGGAGGCCGCTCCCGACGACTGGCGCACCTGGTTCCGCCTCGCCGTCGCCTACCACGACGCCCGCGACACCCCGCGCGCCCGCAAGGCGATGCAACGCGCGATCGCCCTGCACGACGGCAAGCAGCCCGAGGCCGCCTGACCTTCCGTCCCCTATGCCGGCGGGGCCGGACCGCGTACGGTCCGGCCCCGCCGGCATGAGAACGAGCAGATCAGCGCGGGCCGTACTCCCCGGCCCACGCCTCCACCGAGTCGGCCGCCCGGTCGAAGGCCTCCGTGCGGCCCAGGAAGTCCGCGTTGTGCGTGGTCAGCAGCGCCGGCAGCCCGTCCGCCGGCCGCCCCTGCCGCACGAGCAGCAGCGCCTGACCCTGCACCGTCCGCGGCAGTCCCAGCCAGCGCACGGGCTGCTGCACCGTACGCACCGAGGCGACCTGCTCCCAGGGAGCCGTACGCGTCGTGAGGAACCCGACGTGCCGCAGCCCGCGCGCGCTCACCCACACGCCCATGCGCAGCAGCCGCAGCGCCGCGACGATGACGAGCAGGGCCAGACCGAAGACCAGCCCGGCGGAGGCCGGTTCGGCCGTCGCCGCGATGATGACCGCGGCGAAGAGCACGAACGAGGCGAGCAGCAGCGCCAGCGCGGCCGCCGCCACCCGCCAGGGCCCGGGCCGGTACGGCCGCCGCCACCGGTCACGGTCGTCGTAAGGGAGCGGAACGTCGTCCGCCGCCTCGAAAACGCGGTCGGCCGTCAGGAAGGGCAGGGGCACGGCTGGTCCTCACTCGATCCATGCGTGGGCTGTGCCCGGTGAGGCTACCGATCTGTGTCCCCGGTCACCACCGGCGGGGGGCCGGATGGAGTCACGGCCGGCCCGGGGGTGCTTCAGCGCCTCTCGGACGCCTGCGACTGCTGAGGCTGGTCGGTCGAGTGGTCGGACGACAGCGCGGGCGTCCCGATGACCAGGGACCCCACGAGTCCCGCCACGATGGTGAGCCCCATGAGCCATCGGCCGGCCATCTGGCCGACGGACAGCCGCTCACGCGGTGGGGGAGTGACATTGCTGCGGAACCTGTCGGCCTCGGCGACGAAGGCGAACGGTACGGGTTCACGCCGACCGGACATCAGGGGTGCGTCTCCCTTCGGAGGTGGAACGGATCACTTTCATCTGTAGAGACGAACGAACTCCCTCAGAGGTGCCCTGTTTCACCGACTTCATTGCGGCACGCCACCGATCGCACGGAATTGGCCGGGCCGTAGAGTGGCGTCGCCACACGACGAGATGGGAAGGCCCTGCCAACCGTGACCGACACCCCCGCCGACGACCTCAAGCCCAGCTACCGCAGCGATGTCACCGTCGAGCTGGTCAAGCACACCGCGTCCGACGCGGACGTCCTCTTCGCCGCCCGCGTCTCGACCCTCGGCGAGCAGTCCCTGGACGAGCTGAAGAAGGACCCCGAGCGCTCCAAGGGTCTGATCAACTACCTGATGCGGGACCGGCACGGCAGCCCCTTCGAGCACAACTCGATGACCTTCCTGATCAGCGCCCCGATCTTCGTCTTCCGCGAGTTCATGCGGCACCGCGTCGGCTGGTCGTACAACGAGGAGAGCGGTCGCTACCGCGAGCTCCAGCCGGTCTTCTACGTCCCCGACGAGTCCCGCAAGCTCGTCCAGGAGGGCCGCCCGGGCAAGTACGTCTTCGTGGAGGGCACCCGGGCCCAGCAGGAACTGGTCGGCCGGGTCATGGAGGACTCCTACCGCCAGGCGTACGAGGCCTACCAGGAGATGCTCGCCGCCGGCGTCGCCCGCGAGGTCGCCCGCGCGGTCCTCCCGGTCGGCCTGTACTCGTCGATGTACGCCACCTGCAACGCCCGCTCCCTCATGCACTTCCTCGGCCTGCGCACCCAGCACGAGCTGGCCAAGGTCCCGTCCTTCCCGCAGCGCGAGATCGAGATGGTCGGCGAGAAGATGGAGGCCGAGTGGGCCCGGCTCATGCCGCTCACGTACGCCGCCTTCAACGCCAACGGGCGCGTGGCGCCGTAACGCGCTCCCGTTCCCCGGTCAGGTACAGATGTACGGTTCAGCCGCGCGAAGTGTCCGTATTGCGGCATTTAGAGAAGTTCATCTAGCCTGATCAAACGGGTCCGGCACTGCTTGAACCCCCGAGCAGGCAGTGCCGGGCTCCACCTTTGTCACGACTTGTCGCCTGCCCCGAGGGCAGACCCGGTCCTGAGCAACGAGTAGCGTGTAACCCATGGCTCCGACCTCGACTCCGCAGACCCCCTTCGGGCGGGTCCTCACCGCCATGGTCACGCCCTTCACGGCGGACGGCGCACTCGACCTCGACGGCGCGCAGCGGCTCGCCACCCACCTGGTGGACGCAGGCAACGACGGCCTGATCATCAACGGCACCACCGGCGAGTCGCCCACCACCAGCGATGCGGAGAAAGCGGACCTCGTTCGAGCCGTCCTGGACGCCGTCGGCGACCGCGCCCACGTCGTGGCCGGAGTCGGCACCAACGACACCCACCACAGCATCGAACTGGCCCGTGCGGCGGAGCGCACCGGCGCACACGGCCTGCTCGTCGTGACCCCGTACTACAACAAGCCCCCGCAGGAGGGCCTCTACCGGCACTTCACGGCCGTCGCCGACGCCACCGGCCTGCCGGTCATGCTCTACGACATCCCCGGCCGCAGCGGCGTCCCGATCAACACCGAGACGCTCGTCCGTCTCGCCGAGCACCCGCGGATCGTCGCCAACAAGGACGCCAAGGGCGACCTCGGCCGCGCCAGCTGGGCCATCGCCCGCTCCGGCCTCGCCTGGTACTCCGGCGACGACATGCTGAACCTGCCCCTGCTCTCCGTCGGCGCGGTCGGCTTCGTCTCCGTCGTCGGCCACGTGGTCACCCCCGAGCTGCGCGCCCTGGTCGAGGCGTACACCTCGGGCGACGTCCAGAAGGCCACCGAGATCCACCAGAAGCTGCTCCCGGTCTACACGGGCATGTTCCGCACGCAGGGCGTGATGACCACCAAGGCGGCGCTCGCCCTCCAGGGCCTGCCCGGCGGACCCCTGCGCGCCCCCATGGTCGAGTGCGCGCCCGAGGAGATCGAGCAACTCAAGATCGATCTTGCCGCCGGCGGGGTACAGCTCTGACATCAGACTTCGCGCGCCCCCCGCGCATGTGCTTCACAACTGAATAAGCGGGCCACCGGTGCCCGCACACCCCACACGACAACTGCTCATGCACGAACGTCACGCGCGCCACGTGCCCACCGGTACGTGGCGCGTGTGGTGAGGAGAGTCTTTTGAGTCATCCGCATCCCGAACTCAGCTCGCCCCCGCCGCTCCCCGAAGGCGGCCTGCGAGTCACCCCGCTCGGTGGCCTCGGCGAGATCGGCCGCAACATGACGGTCTTCGAGTACGACGGCCGCCTGCTGATCGTCGACTGCGGAGTGCTCTTCCCCGAGGAGGAGCAGCCCGGAATCGACCTGATCCTGCCGGACTTCTCGTCCATCAGGGACCGTCTCGACGACATCGAGGGCATCGTCCTCACGCACGGCCACGAGGACCACATCGGCGGCGTCCCCTTCCTCCTGCGCGAGAAGCCGGACATCCCACTGATCGGCTCCAAGCTGACCCTCGCCCTCATCGAGGCCAAGCTCCAGGAACACCGCATCCGCCCGTACACCCTCGAGGTGGCGGAGGGACACCGCGAGCGCATCGGCCCCTTCGACTGCGAGTTCGTCGCGGTCAACCACTCCATCCCGGACGCGCTGGCCGTGGCCATCCGCACCCCCGCGGGCATGGTCGTGCACACCGGCGACTTCAAGATGGACCAGCTCCCGCTGGACAACCGCCTCACGGACCTCCACGCATTCGCACGCCTGAGCGAGGAGGGCATCGACCTCCTCCTCTCGGACTCGACGAACGCCGAGGTGCCGGGGTTCGTCCCGCCAGAGCGGGACATCTCCAACGTCCTGCGCCAGGTCTTCGCGGGCGCCCGCAAGCGCATCATCGTCGCCAGCTTCGCCAGCCACGTGCACCGCATCCAGCAGATCCTGGACGCGGCGTACGAGTACGGCCGCCGGGTCGCCTTCGTCGGCCGCTCCATGGTCCGCAACATGGGCATCGCCCGGGACCTCGGCTATCTGAAGGTCCCGCCGGGTCTGGTCGTGGACGTCAAGACGCTCGACGACCTCCCGGACAACGAGGTGGTCCTGGTCTGCACGGGCTCCCAGGGCGAACCGATGGCCGCCCTGTCCCGCATGGCCAACCGCGACCACCAGATCCGCATCGTCCAGGGCGACACGGTGATCCTGGCGTCGTCCCTGATCCCGGGCAACGAGAACGCGGTCTACCGCGTGATCAACGGCCTGACCCGCTGGGGCGCCAACGTGGTCCACAAGGGCAACGCCAAGGTCCACGTCTCCGGCCACGCCTCCGCGGGCGAGCTGCTGTACTTCTACAACATCTGCCGCCCGAGGAACCTGATGCCGGTCCACGGCGAATGGCGCCACCTGCGCGCCAACGCCGAGCTGGGCGCCCTGACCGGCGTCCCGCACGACCGCATCGTCATCGCCGAGGACGGCGTCGCCGTGGACCTCGTCGAGGGCAAGGCGAAGATCTCCGGCAAGGTCCAGGCGGGCTACGTCTACGTCGACGGCCTCTCGGTCGGCGACGTCGGCGAGCCGGCCCTCAAGGACCGCAAGATCCTCGGCGACGAGGGCATCATTTCGGTCTTCGTGGTCATCGACTCGTCCACCGGGAAGATCACCGGCGGCCCGCACATCCAGGCCCGCGGCTCGGGCATCGAGGACTCCGCCTTCGGCGATGTGATTCCCCGGATCACCGAGGTACTCGAACGCTCCGCGCAGGACGGCGTGGTCGAACCCCACCAGATGCAGCAGCTCGTACGCCGCACCCTGGGCAAGTGGGTCTCGGACACGTACCGGCGCCGGCCGATGATCCTGCCCGTGGTGGTGGAGGTCTGACGACCCGTCGGGTCTGAGCCAGTGCCAACTGGGAGCGGGGCGCCTCGATTTGCATCGAGGCGCCCCGCTCCACTAGGTTTACAACTCCTCCCGACGGGGCACCCGGGCCAACTCAGGCACCAGGGACCATGCCCGGCCGGGGCGGGAAATCCGACTCAGAACCTCTGATAAAGTCGGAACCGCCGGAAAGGGAAACGCGGAAGCGGGAACCTGGAAAGCACCGAGGAAATCGGATCGAGGAAAGATCTGATAGAGTCGGAAACGCAAGACCGAAGGGAAGCGCCCGGAGGAAAGCCCGAGAGGGTGAGTACAAAGGAAGCGACCGTTCCTTGAGAACTCAACAGCGTGCCAAAAGTCAACGCCAGATATGTTGATACCCCGTCCATCGGATCTCCGATGGTCGAGGTTCCTTTGAAAAAACACAGCGAGGACGCTGTGAACGGTCGGGCCTATTCCGCCTGACTGTTCCGCTCTCGTGGTGTCGACCGGATTACCGGTACACATTCACGGAGAGTTTGATCCTGGCTCAGGACGAACGCTGGCGGCGTGCTTAACACATGCAAGTCGAACGATGAACCACTTCGGTGGGGATTAGTGGCGAACGGGTGAGTAACACGTGGGCAATCTGCCCTGCACTCTGGGACAAGCCCTGGAAACGGGGTCTAATACCGGATACTGACCACTACAGGCATCTGTGGTGGTGGAAAGCTCCGGCGGTGCAGGATGAGCCCGCGGCCTATCAGCTTGTTGGTGAGGTAACGGCTCACCAAGGCGACGACGGGTAGCCGGCCTGAGAGGGCGACCGGCCACACTGGGACTGAGACACGGCCCAGACTCCTACGGGAGGCAGC
This genomic stretch from Streptomyces sp. Go-475 harbors:
- the thyX gene encoding FAD-dependent thymidylate synthase, translating into MTDTPADDLKPSYRSDVTVELVKHTASDADVLFAARVSTLGEQSLDELKKDPERSKGLINYLMRDRHGSPFEHNSMTFLISAPIFVFREFMRHRVGWSYNEESGRYRELQPVFYVPDESRKLVQEGRPGKYVFVEGTRAQQELVGRVMEDSYRQAYEAYQEMLAAGVAREVARAVLPVGLYSSMYATCNARSLMHFLGLRTQHELAKVPSFPQREIEMVGEKMEAEWARLMPLTYAAFNANGRVAP
- a CDS encoding ribonuclease J; the protein is MSHPHPELSSPPPLPEGGLRVTPLGGLGEIGRNMTVFEYDGRLLIVDCGVLFPEEEQPGIDLILPDFSSIRDRLDDIEGIVLTHGHEDHIGGVPFLLREKPDIPLIGSKLTLALIEAKLQEHRIRPYTLEVAEGHRERIGPFDCEFVAVNHSIPDALAVAIRTPAGMVVHTGDFKMDQLPLDNRLTDLHAFARLSEEGIDLLLSDSTNAEVPGFVPPERDISNVLRQVFAGARKRIIVASFASHVHRIQQILDAAYEYGRRVAFVGRSMVRNMGIARDLGYLKVPPGLVVDVKTLDDLPDNEVVLVCTGSQGEPMAALSRMANRDHQIRIVQGDTVILASSLIPGNENAVYRVINGLTRWGANVVHKGNAKVHVSGHASAGELLYFYNICRPRNLMPVHGEWRHLRANAELGALTGVPHDRIVIAEDGVAVDLVEGKAKISGKVQAGYVYVDGLSVGDVGEPALKDRKILGDEGIISVFVVIDSSTGKITGGPHIQARGSGIEDSAFGDVIPRITEVLERSAQDGVVEPHQMQQLVRRTLGKWVSDTYRRRPMILPVVVEV
- the dapA gene encoding 4-hydroxy-tetrahydrodipicolinate synthase, which gives rise to MAPTSTPQTPFGRVLTAMVTPFTADGALDLDGAQRLATHLVDAGNDGLIINGTTGESPTTSDAEKADLVRAVLDAVGDRAHVVAGVGTNDTHHSIELARAAERTGAHGLLVVTPYYNKPPQEGLYRHFTAVADATGLPVMLYDIPGRSGVPINTETLVRLAEHPRIVANKDAKGDLGRASWAIARSGLAWYSGDDMLNLPLLSVGAVGFVSVVGHVVTPELRALVEAYTSGDVQKATEIHQKLLPVYTGMFRTQGVMTTKAALALQGLPGGPLRAPMVECAPEEIEQLKIDLAAGGVQL
- the dapB gene encoding 4-hydroxy-tetrahydrodipicolinate reductase — encoded protein: MSKLRVAVLGAKGRIGSEAVRAVEAAEDMELVAALGRGDQLETLTEAGAQVAVELTTPDSVMANLDFCVGHGIHAVVGTTGWTEERLAQLNGWLAKSPETGVLIAPNFSIGAVLTMKFAQIAAPYFESVEVVELHHPNKVDAPSGTATRTAQLIAEARRAAGTAPAPDATATALDGARGADVDGVPVHAVRLRGLLAHQEVLLGGEGETLTVRHDSLHHSSFMPGILLGARRVVSTPGLTFGLEHFLDLN